A genomic window from Thermodesulfitimonas autotrophica includes:
- a CDS encoding HU family DNA-binding protein — MNKADLVASVAEKADLTKKDAERAIAAVFDSITAALANGEKVQLVGFGTFEVRQRAARKGRNPQTKAEIEIPAARVPVFKAGKLLKDAVGK; from the coding sequence AAAGCGGACCTGGTAGCGAGCGTTGCAGAAAAGGCAGATTTGACGAAAAAAGACGCAGAAAGGGCAATTGCGGCGGTTTTTGACAGCATCACCGCCGCGCTCGCCAACGGGGAAAAGGTGCAGTTGGTGGGCTTCGGCACCTTTGAGGTGCGGCAGCGGGCAGCCAGGAAAGGGAGGAACCCCCAGACTAAAGCCGAAATCGAGATTCCCGCGGCGCGGGTGCCTGTTTTCAAGGCCGGCAAACTGCTTAAGGACGCTGTGGGCAA